In a genomic window of Pseudoalteromonas xiamenensis:
- a CDS encoding ATP-binding protein encodes MTTAPVKRLSINLRLTLIILSCLVLTAFMALLQGYETSFNEAEKQLDQQLVSLSQVLIETPVASWPEQNEFYAKLWQGEETVYSAALLQSTPQEDFLKSEFKTVNVSGKRLRIYAAQKEGKTLLLAEPVNKRFALIESLIVSAMTPLVLIMPFLALAIAWYVRRALKPLTLLSKELQFRRANDFTQLNTSSEDAEVAPVIERMNSLFKKVEAAYLRERYFASDAAHELKTPISSLKVNLHNVASGDMHGIKAMELGIAQLNHIVEQMLTLARTEPDTWQNQFSAKDLLIVTQQIVADNYAKIDAKNHQISLQGDSATIQGCDFTLNTLLGNLLSNAVKYTPQGGEIKLELIQKNNQVGWRIEDSGPGMTDEQIARVFDRFYRVGGDKHPSGEKGAGLGMAIVQQIIAIYHAKIELSRASLGGLMVTVWFNKESDEN; translated from the coding sequence ATGACAACGGCCCCAGTCAAACGTTTGTCCATTAACTTAAGGTTGACGTTAATCATCTTGTCCTGCCTTGTACTCACGGCATTTATGGCGCTGCTACAAGGTTATGAGACGAGTTTTAACGAAGCGGAAAAACAGTTAGATCAGCAGCTTGTTAGCTTGAGTCAGGTATTAATCGAGACGCCAGTTGCCTCTTGGCCGGAACAAAACGAGTTTTATGCGAAACTTTGGCAAGGTGAAGAAACTGTATACAGTGCTGCACTTTTGCAAAGCACTCCACAAGAAGATTTCCTAAAATCTGAATTCAAAACGGTTAATGTATCAGGCAAGCGGCTCAGGATTTATGCCGCGCAAAAGGAAGGCAAAACGCTGCTTCTGGCTGAGCCCGTAAATAAACGTTTTGCACTGATTGAATCGCTGATCGTGTCGGCGATGACACCCCTTGTACTCATAATGCCCTTCCTCGCGCTTGCCATTGCTTGGTATGTAAGGCGAGCATTAAAACCGTTAACCTTACTTTCCAAGGAGCTTCAATTTCGACGCGCGAATGATTTCACACAGCTTAATACGAGCTCTGAAGACGCAGAAGTAGCCCCAGTTATTGAACGGATGAATAGTTTGTTCAAGAAAGTCGAGGCAGCGTATTTAAGAGAACGCTATTTCGCCTCCGATGCCGCCCATGAATTGAAAACGCCCATTAGTAGTTTGAAGGTAAATTTGCATAATGTCGCTTCAGGCGATATGCATGGTATCAAAGCTATGGAGCTTGGTATTGCTCAGCTTAATCATATTGTTGAGCAAATGTTGACGCTTGCGCGTACAGAGCCGGATACGTGGCAAAACCAATTTAGCGCAAAAGACTTACTGATCGTGACGCAACAAATTGTGGCTGACAACTATGCCAAGATAGACGCTAAGAATCACCAAATTAGTCTGCAAGGTGATAGCGCAACCATTCAAGGATGTGATTTCACTTTGAATACGTTACTGGGAAATTTGCTGAGTAATGCGGTTAAGTACACACCGCAAGGTGGCGAAATTAAACTCGAGCTGATTCAGAAAAATAACCAAGTAGGTTGGCGTATTGAGGATTCTGGACCTGGCATGACCGATGAGCAAATCGCGCGCGTTTTTGACCGATTTTATCGGGTTGGGGGTGATAAACACCCCTCAGGTGAAAAAGGTGCGGGCTTGGGTATGGCAATTGTTCAACAAATAATTGCAATTTATCATGCTAAAATTGAACTATCTCGTGCTAGTCTTGGCGGTCTTATGGTAACAGTATGGTTTAACAAGGAGTCAGATGAAAATTAA
- a CDS encoding SDR family oxidoreductase — protein sequence MSKKLAVVTGATGGIGAEIAKKLAQSGWRCLLVGRNETALETLRKSLGEGHEIIVEDLQDERAMAAIAVRADALGGAALLVNNAGLNQMLPFENTPSSMILNQLCVNLVAPMRLTQALLTQLKRTHGTIVNIGSAFGAIGYPYQSIYCASKFGLRGFTEALSRELDGEVQVKYLAPRATDTKINDMKVRAMNEALGNKMDSPELVANEFMTLLNSSARRRAIGFPEKFFARLNGLLPELVDSAIIKQLKTIKSFLGTKESSL from the coding sequence ATGAGTAAAAAATTAGCCGTAGTGACCGGAGCAACTGGCGGGATCGGTGCGGAAATAGCAAAAAAATTAGCGCAAAGTGGTTGGCGTTGCCTATTGGTTGGACGAAACGAAACCGCATTGGAAACGCTCCGTAAGTCACTTGGAGAAGGCCATGAGATCATTGTCGAAGACCTACAAGATGAGCGTGCAATGGCTGCAATCGCGGTGCGTGCGGACGCGTTAGGTGGAGCGGCATTACTCGTGAATAATGCGGGATTGAATCAAATGTTGCCTTTCGAGAACACGCCAAGTTCCATGATCTTGAATCAGCTGTGCGTGAACTTAGTTGCGCCAATGCGACTTACACAAGCGTTACTCACGCAACTAAAACGTACTCACGGTACGATTGTCAACATTGGGTCCGCGTTTGGTGCCATTGGTTATCCATATCAAAGCATTTACTGCGCGTCCAAATTTGGACTTCGAGGTTTTACCGAAGCGTTATCTCGGGAATTGGATGGAGAGGTGCAAGTAAAGTATCTCGCACCTCGAGCAACCGATACGAAAATTAACGATATGAAAGTACGAGCGATGAACGAAGCATTGGGGAATAAAATGGATTCGCCAGAATTGGTCGCCAATGAATTCATGACACTACTCAATTCGTCAGCGAGACGCCGTGCTATAGGGTTTCCAGAGAAGTTCTTTGCAAGACTAAATGGACTCCTCCCAGAACTTGTCGACTCGGCCATTATTAAACAGTTAAAAACCATTAAATCATTCTTAGGAACTAAGGAGTCATCATTATGA
- a CDS encoding TenA family transcriptional regulator: MTSFYDILQAETQAEREYLTSAPIIADVFTGNISTGQYVSFLQQAYHHVKHTVPLLMTCGGKLDDSKEWLREAIGHYIEEEMGHQEWILNDIQACGYDKEVVRHSTPSFAAEMMVSYAYDSINRVNPLCFFGMVNVLEGTSIALADNAAKMIREKLDLPRKAFSYLTSHGALDIEHIDFFKGLMEKITCPKEQALIIHSAKRFYRLYGDVFRAIEANPAVPLMNNEEVA, from the coding sequence ATGACTTCATTTTACGATATTTTACAAGCGGAAACTCAAGCAGAACGTGAGTATTTGACAAGTGCCCCGATTATTGCGGACGTATTTACTGGTAATATTTCAACAGGCCAATACGTCTCTTTTTTACAACAAGCTTATCACCATGTTAAGCACACCGTGCCACTGTTAATGACGTGCGGCGGAAAACTTGATGATTCTAAAGAATGGTTGCGTGAAGCAATTGGTCATTACATCGAAGAAGAAATGGGCCATCAAGAGTGGATTTTGAATGACATCCAAGCATGCGGATACGATAAAGAAGTCGTTCGTCACAGTACGCCAAGTTTTGCTGCAGAAATGATGGTGAGCTATGCGTACGACAGCATCAATCGAGTAAATCCATTGTGCTTCTTCGGCATGGTGAATGTACTTGAAGGCACATCGATAGCGTTAGCTGATAACGCAGCCAAGATGATCCGTGAAAAATTGGATCTACCAAGAAAAGCGTTCAGCTATTTAACGTCTCATGGTGCATTAGACATTGAACACATCGACTTTTTCAAAGGTTTGATGGAGAAAATTACGTGCCCTAAAGAGCAGGCTCTCATCATTCATAGTGCAAAACGCTTTTATCGACTGTATGGCGATGTGTTTCGCGCTATCGAGGCAAATCCAGCAGTACCTCTTATGAATAATGAGGAGGTTGCATGA